In one Desulfoferula mesophila genomic region, the following are encoded:
- a CDS encoding phosphoglycerate kinase, translated as MNYINQLDLAGKRVLIRVDFNVPLDEEGNITDDNRIRAALPTINYALDEDAKVIVASHMGRPKGKREEKYSMAPVARRLGRLLKKEVIAAPDCIGPEVEELVRSMKPGQVMMLENLRFHKGETNNDPEFGKALAALCDVYVDDAFAVAHRDNASVVSVVRFAKESVAGFTMKKELDYFRRAMIDPARPLAAVLGGAKAMTKLPALENLMEHADKIIIGGAMANTFLMSVGIDVGKSLYEPELVPVANVLLKNAKAAGVKMYIPVDCVVADRYDRKAETKLVTVQDVPHEWMIMDIGPATSTLYREALRDCKTIIWNGPMGAFEMDAFSRGTYNMVSTVAQTYALTIIGGGDTDVAVSNAGESENISYISTGGGAFLALLTGEVLPAVEALGGYTGLENGGHSAQ; from the coding sequence TGGACGAAGAGGGCAACATCACCGACGACAACCGAATTAGGGCCGCCTTGCCCACCATCAACTACGCCCTGGACGAAGACGCCAAGGTCATCGTGGCCAGCCACATGGGCCGTCCCAAGGGCAAGCGCGAGGAAAAATACTCCATGGCCCCGGTGGCCCGCCGACTGGGCCGCCTGCTCAAAAAAGAGGTCATTGCCGCGCCGGACTGCATCGGCCCCGAGGTGGAGGAACTGGTCCGCTCCATGAAGCCCGGCCAGGTCATGATGCTGGAAAACCTACGTTTCCACAAGGGCGAGACCAACAACGACCCCGAGTTCGGCAAAGCCTTGGCCGCGTTGTGCGACGTGTACGTGGACGACGCCTTTGCCGTGGCCCATCGGGACAACGCTTCGGTGGTGTCGGTGGTGCGCTTCGCCAAGGAGAGCGTGGCCGGCTTCACCATGAAAAAGGAGCTGGACTACTTCCGCCGGGCCATGATCGACCCGGCCCGGCCCCTGGCCGCGGTGCTGGGCGGGGCCAAGGCCATGACCAAGCTGCCGGCCCTGGAAAACCTCATGGAGCACGCCGACAAGATCATTATCGGCGGGGCCATGGCCAACACCTTTTTGATGAGCGTGGGCATCGACGTGGGCAAAAGCCTCTACGAGCCCGAGCTGGTGCCCGTGGCCAACGTGCTGCTCAAAAACGCCAAGGCGGCCGGGGTCAAGATGTACATCCCCGTGGACTGCGTGGTGGCCGACCGCTACGACCGCAAGGCCGAGACCAAGCTGGTCACCGTGCAGGACGTGCCCCACGAGTGGATGATCATGGACATCGGCCCGGCCACCAGCACCCTGTACCGCGAGGCGCTCAGGGACTGCAAGACCATCATCTGGAACGGCCCCATGGGCGCCTTTGAAATGGACGCCTTTTCCCGGGGCACCTACAACATGGTCTCCACCGTGGCCCAGACCTACGCCCTGACCATCATCGGGGGCGGGGACACCGACGTGGCGGTGAGCAACGCGGGGGAGAGCGAGAACATAAGCTACATATCCACCGGCGGCGGCGCTTTTCTGGCCCTGCTCACCGGCGAGGTCCTGCCCGCGGTGGAGGCCCTGGGCGGCTACACCGGGCTGGAAAACGGCGGCCACTCCGCCCAGTAG
- the tpiA gene encoding triose-phosphate isomerase, with translation MSRKLMIAGNWKLHLTVEEAVALANAIASGLSRDDLDVLLIPGFLALEPVALSLSTSPVLVGGQNLFWEDQGAYTGEVSGPQLKAAGARYVLVGHSERRQYFGESERTCCLRLNAALKAGLRPILCVGETQAEREAGRTEGVLESQLAGGLAGLEAAQMASVTVAYEPVWAIGTGLTATEEQAAEAHAHIRAWIGSRFDKGVANSTRILYGGSVNPANAAGLLNQPEVDGALVGGASLKAESFLGIIQAA, from the coding sequence ATGTCGCGCAAGCTGATGATCGCCGGCAACTGGAAGTTGCATCTCACCGTGGAAGAAGCCGTGGCCCTGGCGAATGCCATCGCCTCCGGATTGAGCCGCGACGACCTGGACGTTTTGCTGATCCCGGGTTTTTTGGCTTTGGAGCCGGTGGCCCTGTCCCTTAGCACCAGCCCGGTGCTGGTGGGCGGGCAAAACCTATTTTGGGAGGACCAGGGGGCCTACACCGGCGAGGTGAGCGGCCCCCAGCTAAAGGCGGCCGGGGCCCGTTACGTTTTGGTGGGCCACAGCGAGCGGCGGCAATACTTCGGTGAAAGCGAGAGAACCTGCTGCCTGCGCCTCAACGCGGCTCTCAAGGCCGGTTTGCGGCCCATCTTGTGCGTGGGAGAGACCCAGGCCGAGCGTGAAGCGGGCCGGACCGAGGGCGTGTTGGAGAGCCAACTCGCCGGCGGCCTGGCCGGTCTGGAGGCCGCCCAAATGGCTAGCGTCACCGTTGCCTATGAGCCGGTGTGGGCCATCGGCACCGGCTTGACCGCCACCGAGGAGCAGGCCGCGGAGGCGCACGCCCATATTCGGGCCTGGATAGGGTCCCGATTTGACAAAGGTGTTGCGAACTCTACCAGAATCCTGTATGGAGGTAGTGTCAATCCGGCCAACGCGGCTGGACTTTTAAATCAACCCGAAGTGGATGGG